One window of the Conexibacter sp. SYSU D00693 genome contains the following:
- a CDS encoding fatty acid desaturase, translating into MSRTERYANLAGVVVPFVGVVAAIALLWNSWVDATDLAIMAVMYLATALGVTIGFHRLLTHRSFSTAPWLERTFAVLGSLSVQGSVMDWVADHRKHHAHTDVEGDPHSPHVGHGSGLKGLWHAHTGWLLETQGQADWKRYARDLYDDPAMRRIGRAFPKLVLVSLLIPTLLGFALHGWTLEGAVRGYVWGGLVRIFLVHHVTWSVNSICHFFGGRRFDIEDRSTNVGWLAIPSLGESWHHNHHAFPRSAHHGMRWYEVDVSAAIITAMEKVGLAKDVVRISPERQAAKAIGRDERVVAGPTAPAPSERERELV; encoded by the coding sequence TACGCGAACCTCGCCGGCGTCGTCGTGCCCTTCGTGGGCGTCGTGGCGGCGATCGCCCTGCTGTGGAACTCGTGGGTCGACGCGACCGACCTGGCGATCATGGCCGTGATGTACCTCGCCACGGCGCTGGGCGTGACGATCGGCTTCCACCGCCTGCTCACCCACCGCTCGTTCTCCACGGCGCCGTGGCTCGAGCGCACCTTCGCGGTCCTGGGCTCGCTGTCGGTGCAGGGCTCGGTCATGGACTGGGTCGCCGACCACCGCAAGCACCACGCGCACACCGACGTGGAGGGCGACCCGCACTCGCCGCACGTCGGCCACGGCAGCGGCCTCAAGGGGCTCTGGCACGCGCACACCGGCTGGCTGCTGGAGACCCAGGGCCAGGCCGACTGGAAGCGCTACGCCCGCGACCTCTACGACGATCCGGCGATGCGCCGCATCGGCCGCGCGTTCCCGAAGCTCGTCCTCGTCTCGCTGCTCATCCCGACGCTGCTGGGCTTCGCACTGCACGGCTGGACGCTCGAGGGCGCCGTGCGCGGCTACGTCTGGGGCGGGCTCGTGCGCATCTTCCTCGTGCACCACGTGACGTGGTCGGTCAACTCGATCTGCCACTTCTTCGGCGGCCGGCGCTTCGACATCGAGGACCGGTCGACCAACGTCGGCTGGCTGGCGATCCCGTCGCTGGGCGAGTCCTGGCACCACAACCACCACGCCTTCCCGCGCTCGGCCCACCACGGCATGCGCTGGTACGAGGTCGACGTCTCGGCGGCGATCATCACCGCGATGGAGAAGGTCGGGCTCGCGAAGGACGTCGTGCGGATCTCGCCGGAGCGCCAGGCGGCGAAGGCCATCGGGCGCGACGAGCGGGTCGTGGCGGGCCCGACCGCGCCCGCGCCCTCCGAGCGCGAGCGCGAGCTGGTCTAG